In the Halococcus hamelinensis 100A6 genome, TCCATCGCCTTCACGAGGAAGGAGCCGTAGCCGAGCGCCCGGTTGTCGGCGAGCGACGACCGCCCGACCGAATCGGCCACGTTCTCGGTCGCTTCCTCGACCTGATTGTCGTAGTCGAGCAACGGTGCGTCCGACCGGGGGCGGGCGAGCAGGGTCAGCACGCTCACGGCAATGACGATCCAGCCGAGGTCGCCCGCGACCGCCGCGGCGGCGGCCCCGGGGGCCATCCCCGCACCGCCCGCGCCCGTCACCGCGCCGACGATCCCCGTGCCGGCCACGAGGTGGGCGACGAACTCGCCGCCGACGACGACCCCGATGACGCCGAGCAGCGGCCAGCGCGTGCGCTCGTTGTAGGCCGCGACCAGCGCGACCAGCGCGGCGATGGCGACGAGCGTGAACCACGCCGAGCGCGCGACCGTCAGCCGCACGCCGATGAGGTAGTAGAGCAACAATCCGAGCGGCAGGAGGTAGAACCAGCCCCGGCGGAGGTGCGAGCCGAGCGCGACGAGGTCGCTCGGGTCGACGCCGCCGAGCCCCATCCGCGAGGCTTCGAGGTGGACCATCACCCAGACCCCGAAGAAGAACACCACCGCGGGGACCAGCGCCGCGACGATCACGTCCGCGAACGGGGTGCCGGTGTACTCGACGATCAGGAACGCCGCCGCGCCCATCACCGGCGGGAGGATCTGGCCGCCGGAGGAGGCCGAGGCCTCGACGCCGCCCGCGAACTCCGGGCGGTAGCCCGTGCGCTTCATCAGCGGGATCGTGAACGCCCCCGTGGTGACGGTGTTCGCGATCGACGACCCCGAGATCATCCCCATGAAGCCGGAGGCGAGGATCGACGCCTTCGCCGGCCCGCCCTTTCGCCGACCGGTCGCGGCGTACGCGAGGTCGATGAACCACTGGCCCGCGCCGCTCATCTCGAGGAACGCCCCGAACAGGATGAAGATGTAGATGAACTGCACGCTCACCTGCACCGGGACGCCGAAGACGCCGTTCGCGGTGTTGTACCAGAGGTTCTGGATGATGTCGGCCCAGCCGGTCTGTTGGATCTGCCCGAGCACGCCCACGATTGGGGCGTCACCCGGGATCAGGTAGCCGTACCTGGCGTAGACGATGAACGCGCCGACGATCCCCATGAGGTAGACCCCGAGGGTGCGTCGGGTGGCTTCGAGCACGAGCAACACCCCGATCGCTCCGAGCACGAACGCGTAGGAGACCTCGTCCAGCGGGATGCCGAGCGCCGAGACCGCCTGCACCGGGAGGTCGAGGAACGGATACACCTCGACGATCGTCTGTCCCGAGTCCAGCCCGAGCGACCGGAGCAGGTTGATCTCCTCGAACTCGGTCAGCATGTAGTGGGTCGTGAGCGCCGAGAACACCAGCAACACGGCGTCGACGGGCGTCACGCGGTTGCGGTCGGGGTCGAGCAGGAGCCACCGGACCCCGCCGCGAACGCCGCGCGCACCGCGCGTCGCCGGGTGGTCCGTCCCGAGACGGGCTTCGAGCCCCGGGACGACCCGGGCCAGCCGTCCCGACAGCGCGCCGTCGCCCTGGCTCGCCGGGAAGAGCAGGAAGGTGAGGAGCAACCCAAAGGTGACGTGGATGCTGTTGACCTGGAGCGACTGGAGCGAGCCGGGACCGACCTCGCCGACGAACGGGAGCGTGACCTCGAAGAAGAACCCGCGCGCGGCGAGCCAGAGCTGGTAGGCCGAGAAGAGCACGCCGACGACGAGGACCACCACCGCGGCGACCCCCCGGAGCGACCGCCGACGTTCGAGCTCGTCGATGAGCTCCTCGGGGTCCTCGGCTGGTTCGTCGGTTCGGTCGTCGCTGGGGTCGTCGGGTGGTGTGTCGGTACTCATCGGTTGAATTCGTCGAGGGTGGTCGTCAACATCGAGCGCTGTTCGATCGAGAGACGGACGCCCTCGCCATCGGAGAGCGCCACGAGGTCGTAGTGCCGGTCACCCACGCGAAGTCGGTGGCCGGCGACGGAGCCGGGTTCGACGTAGAGCTCCTCGTAGGTGCCCGGGGGGTCGAAGACGAACCACTCGCCCTCCCGGGTCACGTTCTCGCGCGCGGGCAACCCCCAACCGTAGGACTGGAACTCCATCCGTGTCATCTCCAACGAGCCGTTGTGGACCCGGTAGATGTCGTGGACGGGGGTCTTCTCCACGCTGTGGGTGTAGTTGAGCATCACCGGCGTGCCCTCCTCGACCGGCGCGGTGAGCAGGTGCTCGCCGGTGTCGGCGTCCGCGACGACGAGGACGTTCCCGCCGGGTGTGGCGGCGGCGACGGCGGTGACGGCGGCGACGGCCGCTATGGCCACGACCGCCAGACCGACCGCGCGTTTGACCCGCCGGTCCGTCATCGACTCGATTCCCGTGCCGTCATTTCTCGGTCAGGTGCATGTGAGAGGTATCGATAGAGATCCGCGACCGTTGCTCCGGTCCGCTCAGGAGCTGGTCGTCCCGCCGCCCATCCCGGTTTCGGCGGTTCCGTTCGTGCCGCCGGTCGTCCCGCCCATCCCGGTCTCGCTGGTTCCGGACGTTCCGTTGGCGTTGCCCGACCCGCCGCCGGATTCGAAGTACGACGCCGCACCCGGGTGGAGTTCGATCGACATCCCCTCCTGTGCCGACCCCGCGCTGATGAACTCGGTCTTGATGGTGAGGTCCGAGACGTTGTCGAAGACCGCGGCGGTGACCGTCTCGACGGTCTCCGCCGGGACCTGGGTGGTCGTCGCGATCATCGCCTGCACGGAGACGGTGGGTTTCGGTTCGCTGACGCCCTGGTAGGTCCCGCCGGGGATCCGGTCGTCCGCGAAGTAGTCCGCGGCCTGTTTGACCTGCTGGCGTTCCTCGCCCTCGATCGCGACGATCCCGATCGAGCTGGTCTCGGCGAGTTCGGCGATCGCACCGACCGGCCACCCGCCGACGACGAACGCCGCGTCGATGTCGCCGTTCTGGATCTGTTCGGCGGCCTGCGAGAAGTCGGTGTTCTGCTCGGAGAAGTCGGTGACGCCGACGGCTTCGAGGATCGCGTTCGCGTCGACCTGGGTGCCGCTCCCGAGGTCGCCGGTGTTGATCGTCGCGCCGCTGAGGTCCGAGAGCGACGCGATGTCGCTGTCGCCGGGCGTGACGACCGTGATGGTCTCGGGGTAGAGGGTCCCGACGCCGCGGAGGTTCTCGATCGCGTTGCCCTCGAAGGCGTCGATGCCGGTGCCGTTCTTCGCGAAGAAGGCGACGTCGTTCTGGATCAGCGCGAAGTCGGCGGAGCCATCGGAGAGGCTGCCGACGTTCTCGACCGACGCGCCCGTCGAGCGTACCTGGAGGCTGAAGTCGGTGTTCGACTCGACGACCTGTTTGATCTCGTTCGAGAGCGGGTAGTACGTCCCGCCGGTCCCGCCCGCGTCCCAGACGAGCGCGTTACCGCCACCGCCGCCACCGGAGCTCGACCCGTTGCCGCCCGACCCGCCGCCGGAGCCGCTGGTCCCGCTGCCGGACCCGCTCGTACCCCCGCCGCCGGAGCCGTTGCCCGACTCGTTGCCGCCACCGCCGCCACCGGAACAGCCGGCCAGCCCGCCCGCCGCGACGACGCCGACCGCACCCGCCGACTTGAGGAATCGTCGGCGCGACGCGTTGTCGTCGGCATCGGTCCGTCGTGTCCGCTCTTCGTTTGGAGCCATACATTGTCAACTATTCTCCATAGTATTAATCTACCGACAGCGATCGCCGGCGGACCGCTGAAAAATACCCTACTGAGATAAAACCCGCGAGGACCCGCGCCGCCGCTACGAGTCCGCCCGCCTCCCGGAGGCCGACCGCGAGCGGGGTGTGTTCGAGCGCGCGTTCGACGTTCGTCCGGTCCCGGTTGGCCCACCACTCGAACCCGCGATAGATTCCCCATTCTGGCCGATCACACCAAATCGATTCATGATCGAAGCAGTACGATTTGCGAATCCCGACACAAATGAGAGACCGCCTCCGCCCCGCATCAGCCACACGCCTCCCGCACCCACTTTTTTCCGACTCGGGTTAGCTCGCTGCGCTCGCTAACCACTCGTCGCAAAAACCTGGACTAAAAAGGCTGCTCGCTCACTTCGTTCGCTCACAGTACAATCACTACCACCGCCCCGCATCAGCCACACGCCTCCCCAACCGACTGCGCTCCTTACTCGCGTCGCTCCGCTCGCTCACTGCGGTGCTCATCCACTGGCAGAGCAAAGCTCTGCCAAGCCCGCGCTCACGTTGCTCGCGCGGACCTCGCACAGTGTCCGCGACCGCCCCTCACTATCGTTCGGGCCGGCCGCGAGCGCGCGCCGACAGCAGCTGCACCGCAACGGGTCGGCCACTCCCCTCCGGCGGGAGCGCTCACCACCCATCGAACTTCTAGCGTCGGGGCCGCTGCGAGGTCACATGGACGACCGACTCGACCGGGGGATCGCTTCCCGTCGAGCCGGTTCGCCGGTCCCGTTCCCGCCGAGTGGCCGCTGAGCCACTCACCATCCCTTCCCGCTCGACGGAACCGCACCGCGTTTAACCCATCACGGACACGACTACGTATGAGCGAACCGGAATCACAGGAGCTCGGTATCACGGAATCGAAGGAGTACGCGACCGGCGAGTGGTTCGCCGAGGTCGTCAAGAAGGCGAAGCTCGCGGACTACGCCCCGATGGGCGGGTTCATCGTCACCCGACCCCGCGGCTACGCCCTCTGGGAGGGCATCCAGGACCATCTCGACGGCTGGTTCAAGGAGACGGGCGTCCAGAACGCCTACTTCCCGATGTTCATCCCCGAGAGCTACCTCGAACGCGAGAAGGACATCGTGGAGGGCTTCGACCCCGAGGTGGCGTGGGTCACCGAGGCGGGCAACGAGGAGCTCGACGAACGGCTCGCCGTGCGCCCCACCAGCGAGTCGATCATCACGCCCTTCATGAGCCAGTGGATCCGGAGCCACCGCGACCTCCCGATGCGGGTGAACCAGTGGTGTTCGGTGGTGCGCTGGGAGGCCACCGACACGAAGCCGTTCTTCCGCACGAAGGAGTTCCTCTGGCAGGAGGGCCACACCGCCCATCAGGACGGCGAGGCGGCGTGGGAGGAGACGATGCGCCGGCTCGAACAGTACCGCCGGCTCCACGAGGAGGTGCTCGCGATGCCGGTATTGGAGGGCCGAAAGCCCGAACACGACAAGTTCCCCGGCGCGCACACCACGGCGGCCATTCAACCCCTGATGCCCGACGGCCGGGCGCTCCAGGCCGCCACCAGTCACTACCTCGGCGACGGGTTCGCGGAGGCGTTCGACATGACCTACGTCGACCGCGACGAGAACGAACACGTCGCCCACACCACCTCGTGGGGGCTGTCGTGGCGCGCGCTCGGCGGGATGGTGATGACCCACTCCGACGACCAGGGGCTCGTGCTCCCGCCCGCGCTCGCGCCCGAACAGGTCGTCGTGGTACCGATCTGGCAGGAGGACACCCAAGCGGAGGTGCTCGATTACGCCGCCGACCTCGCGGCCGAACTCGACGAGGCCGGCCTCCGCGTCGAACTCGACGACCGCGACGAGCGCAACCCCGGCTTCAAGTTCAACGAGTGGGAGCTCTACGGCGTCCCCCTCCGGATCGAGGTCGGCCCACACGAGGTCGAGGACGGCGAGGCCACGCTGGTCCACCGCCCCGACGGCGAATCCGTGGTCGAATCGCGGGACGGGATCGCGAACACCGTCGAGGACCACCTCGACACCGTGTTCGCGAAGCTCTACGCCGCCGCCGAGGAGCATCTGGAGGAGAACATCCGTGAGGCCGAGAGCCGCAACGAGTTGTTGGGAACCATCGGCCAACACGGCGGCTACGTTAAAACTGGCTGGTGCGGCGACGAGGACTGCGAGACCGAGATCAAGGACCAGATCGCCGCCGAGATCGTGATGGTGCCCCTCGACCGCGACGAGGAACCGGTCCAGGAGACCTGCGCCATCTGCGGCGAACCGGCGACGGAGACGGCCTACTTCGCCAAATCCTACTGAACCGGCTCCGGACCGGCGGCCCCTTCGAGCGACCCCGATGCATATGCATGGTATTAACAGACACTTATGCTTTCAGGGATAACCTCTTATTGGACACCACGGTATCCGGTGACATATGGCTACTCATCACCCCTCCGGAGCGGAGTCGGTGGCGACGCTCGCCGACCCCACGGAGGAGCGCTCGAACTGCGGTGTTGGCGTCGTAATGGACCTCGATGGCGGTCGCGACCACTCGGTCGTCGCCGACAGCCTCGAACTCCTCGCGAACCTCGAACACCGTGGCACGACCGGTGCCGAAGAGAACACCGGCGACGGCGCGGGTATCATGCTCCAGACCCCCCACGAGTTCTTCGCAGACGAGCTCGATTTCGATCTCCCCGAGACCTACGCCGTCGGCTCGGTCTTCTTCCCCCGTGACGAGGCGGCCCGCGAGGCGCTTCAGGAGCTCTTCGAGGACCGCCTCGCCGACCACGGGCTCTCGGTACGCCACTGGCGCGACGTCCCGACCGACAACGACGACCTCGGCAAGACGGCGCTCGACTCCGAACCCGACGTCTATCAGGCGTTCGTCGTGCCGGACGAGGCCCTCAGTGGTGACGCGTTCGACCACCGACTCTACGTCGCCCGGCGTGCGGTCGAGAAGGCGGTCGACGAGCGCGACCCCGACGGCCACGAACGCTTCTACATCTGTTCGCTCGACCGGCAGACGCTGGTCTACAAGGGGCTCCTGAAGGGCGACCAGATCGCCGAGTACTACCCCGACCTCACCGACGAGCGGATGCGCTCGACGTTCGTGTTGGTCCACGCCCGCTTTTCGACCAACACCCTCGGCGCGTGGCACCTCGCCCACCCCTACCGAAACGTGATCCACAACGGCGAGATCAACACCATCCAGGGCAACGTCAACTGGATGCGGGCGCGCGAGAACGATATTCGAACTGACGAGTTCGACATCGACGCCGTCCGACCCGTGATCGCCGACCCCGAGCAGTCCGACACCGCGAGCGTCGACAACGCGCTCGAACTCCTCCTCCACGGAGGTCGCGACCTCCCCCACGCGCTCCGCCTGCTTATCCCCGAGGCGTTCCGCGGCGAGGAACACCGGATGAGCGACGAACGCCGGGCGTTCTACGACTACCACGCCTCGCTCTCCGAACCCTGGGACGGCCCTGCCCTCGTCGCGGCCACCGACGGCGAGCGCGTCGGCGCGGTGCTCGACCGAAACGGGTTCCGACCCTGTCGGTACGACGTTACGACCGACAACCGACTCGTGATGGCGAGCGAGGCCGGCGCGCTCGACCTCGACCCCTCGGAGATCGAGGAACGCGGTCGGCTCGAACCGGGTCAGCTCTTCGTCGCCGACCCCGAGGTCGGTCGGGTCATCCCCGACGAGGAGGCCTTCGAGAGCCTCACCGACGAGAAGTACGCCGCCTGGGTCGACGAGGAGCAGGTCCACCTCGACGACCTCGCCGGCGAGGCGGCCCACGAACACGCCGCACGCGACGCGGGGGAGTCGGTGGACGACCTCCGCTCCCACCAGGCGCTCTACGGTTACACCTACGACGAACTCGACAACCTGCTCGAACCCATGTCGAAGAAAGGGAAGGACCCCGTCGGGTCGATGGGCGACGACACGCCGCTCTCGGTGCTCTCGCAGTTCAACCGGCCGCTGTTCACCTACTTCCGACAGCGATTCGCCCAGGTCACCAACCCGCCGCTCGACTACATCCGCGAGGAGCTGGTGACCTCGCTCGAAACCCGACTGGGCGACCAGCCAAACCTCCTCGGCGAGACCCGCGAGCACGCCCGCCAGCTGGTCTGTGACTCGCCGATCCTCACCGACGCCCAGACCGAGGCGATCAAGTCGATGGACGGCGACGCAAACGGGCTGACGGCCGCGACGGTCGACATCACCTACGAGGCCGACGGCGACCTCGAAGCGGCGGTCGAACGGGTGCGCGAGGACGCCAGCGTCGCCGCCGACGAGCACGACATCGTGGTGCTCTCGGACCGCGCGGCGAGCGAGTCCCGAAAACCGATACCGAGCCTGCTCGCGACCGGCGCGGTCCACCACCACCTCGTGCGCAACGGGCTCCGGAATCGGGCCGGCCTCGTGGTCGAGTCGGCCGACCCCAGAGCCGTGCATCACATCGCGACCCTCGTGGGCTACGGCGCGGGCGCGATCAACCCCTACCTCGCCTACCAGACCATCGCGGACCTCACCGCGGGCGGCGACGGTGCGGAGCTCGACGCCGCCATCGGGGCCTACATCGAGGCGCTCGAAGACGGGTTGTTGAAGACCATGTCGAAGATGGGTATCTCCACGGTCCAGAGCTACCAGGGCGCGCAGATCTTCGAGGCCGTCGGGGTGAACTCGGACTTCGTCGCGGAGTACTTCGAGGGCACGACCGCCCGGACGGGCGGGATCGGCATCGAGGAGGTCGAAGCGGACCTCGCGGACCGCCACACGGTCGCGTTCTCGGAGGACCCACAGATCGAGCGCCAGGGCGAGTACGAACACCGCTCCGGCGGGATATTCCACGAGTGGAACCCCAAAACCGTGGGTGCGCTCCAGCAGGCCGTCCGGCGCGGCGACTACGAGCAGTACGGCGAGTTCGCCGAGCTGATGAACAACCAGCAAGAACGGCTCCAGAGTCTCCGAGGCCTGCTCGAATTCGACTCCGACCGCGAGTCGGTCCCGATCGAGGAGGTCGAACCCGTCACCGATATCGTGAAACGGTTCTCGACGGCCGCGATGAGCCTCGGAAGTCTCTCGCCCGAGATGCACGAGAACAACGCGGTGGCGATGAGTCGGCTGGGCGGGAAGTCGAACACGGGTGAGGGCGGCGAACCGCCCGAACGGTTCGGCACCGAGAAGGAGTGCAACGTCAAGCAGGTCGCCTCGGGTCGCTTCGGGGTCACGTCCGAGTACCTCACCTCGGCCGACGAACTCCAGATAAAGATGGCCCAGGGAAGCAAGCCCGGCGAGGGCGGCCACCTTCCGGGGAAGAAGGTCAACGAGATGATCGCCCACGTCCGCCACGCGACCCCCGGGGTGGGACTCATCTCGCCGCCGCCGCTCCACGACATCTACTCGATCGAGGACCTGAAACAGCTGATCCACGACCTGAAGGCCGCGAACCCCGAGGCCGACATCAACGTCAAACTCGTCTCCGAGGCGGGGATCGGCACCATCGCGGCGGGCGTCGCGAAGGCCAACGCCGACGTGGTCCACATCTCGGGTCACTCCGGGGGGACGGGCGCGAGCCCACGGACCTCGATCAAGAACGCGGGCGTCCCGTGGGAGCTCGGTCTCGCGGAGACGAACCAGATGCTTCGCGAAACTCGGCTTCGCTCCCGGATCCGCGTCTCGACCGACGGCGGCCTCAAGACGGGACGGGACGTCGCGGTCGCAGCGTTGCTCGGCGCGGAGGAGTACATCTTCGGGACCGCGTCGCTCGTGACCTCGGGCTGTGTGATGGCCCGCCAGTGTCACGAGAACACCTGTCCCGTGGGGGTGGCGACCCAGCGCGAGGAGCTCCGCGAGCGCTTCTCGGGCGAACCCGACCACGTCATCAACTACATGACGTTCATCGCGCAGGAACTCCGCGAGCTGATGGCCGAGCTCGGCTTCACGACTGTGGAGGAGATGGTCGGCCGGCCGTCGTTCCTCGCCCAGCGCGAGGACGTCAGCCAGGAGAAGGCACGGAAGGTCGATCTTTCCTCCGTGCTCGCCGAGCCCCGGAGCGACGGCGAGCCCGGCACCGAACGGACCAAAGTCAGGGAGCAGACCCACGAGGTCGACGAGCAACTGGACCACGAGATCATCGCCGACGCGGAGGAGGCGATCGAGGAGGGCCAACCCGTCTCGCTGAACTACGACATCTCGAACGTCGACCGCGCGGTCGGCGCGCTGCTCTCGAACCGTATCTCGAGGGAACACGGTGGATCGGGCCTCGGCGAAGACACCGTCCGCCTGAGCTTCGACGGGACCGCGGGTCAGAGCTTCGGGGCCTTCCTCGCCTCGGGCGTGACGATGGACCTCACCGGCACCGCGAACGACTACGTCGGCAAGGGGCTCTCGGGTGGAAAGCTCGTGCTCGAAACCCCACCCGACGCGGCCTACGAGGCCGCCGAGAACAGCCTGATCGGCAACGTCGCGCTCTACGGCGCGACCGAGGGCGAGGCCTACATCAACGGCAAGGCGGGCGAGCGGTTCGCCGTCCGAAACTCGGGCGTGACGGGCGTCGTCGAGTCGGTCGGCGACCACGGCTGTGAGTACATGACCGGGGGAGCCATCGCGGTGCTCGGCAGCACGGGCAAGAACTTCGCCGCCGGGATGAGCGGCGGGGTGGCCTACGTCCTCGACCCCGACGACGAGTTCGACTCGAAGGTGAACCACGGCATGGTCAGCACGAGCCGCGACCTCGACCGGAAGGACGAGACGATGCTCCGCCGCCTGGTCGAGAACCACGTCGCCTACACCGACTCCGAGCGCGGCGCGGCCGTACTCGACGACTGGGAGGACGTGAAGACGCAGTTCGTGAAGGTGATGCCCGACGCCTACGCCGACGCCATCGCCGAGCGCGAGGAGGCCGACGTCAGAACCCGACCGCCGGCCCAGGCGAGTCCCGCGAGCGGCGAGCGCCACGTCGCCGAGGGCGGCGCGGACTGAGGTCGGTCGTCGGGGCGGTTTGGAAACCAAATTATAGAGCGAAATGGCTTCGGTTTCGAAACCAGAATCCCGGTAAATCCCGAGGCCGTATGGATCGACGTGACTCTCGAAACGGCGCTCACCGGTTTTCTCACCGACCCGGTCGTGGTCGCAGGGTGGGTCGTCCTCGTGGCATCGTCGCTCGTCGTCCTCGCGTGGGACCTCCGGACCAACAACCCCGAGACGGCCTCGATGATGAAGTTCGCGTGGGGGCTCTCGACGCTCTACTCCGGCCCGATCGCGCTCGGGGCCTACTGGTACGCCGGCCGGTCACAGATCGCGGGCGATTCGATCTGGCGGAAGGGATTTCGCTCGGTCACCCACTGCTACTCGGGCTGCGGGGCGGGCGAGGCGGTCGGCGTGGTGGGGATGGCGGGCGTGCTCGCGGTCTCCAGTACGGCGCTCACCGCCGCCGTGACGTTCTCGCTCGCCTACCTGTTCGGCTTCGGGCTCACCATCGGCCCGCTGCTCCAGGAGGGCGTCGGCCTCCGCGAGGCGCTCTCGGACTCGTTCTACAGCGAGACCGCGAGCATCACCGTGATGGAGGTCGCCGCCATCGGTACCGACATCTGGATCGCCGGGAACGCCCACATCGGCGACCTGCTCTTCTGGACGGGGCTCGCGTTCTCGCTCTCGGTTGGCTACTTCGTGGCCTACCCGGTGAACGTCTATCTGGTCCATCGCGGGGTCAAGGGTGGGATGCAGAACCCGACCGAACGCGGGCAGACGGCGTAGCGAGGACTCTCCCGTACCGCTCGACATCGTTTTGCGCCTCCGCCGTGCGAGTGTAGCCGTGAACGCACTCGTCATCGGCGGCACGCGCTTCATCGGCCGTCACACCGTCGAGGAACTCCGCTCGCACGACTACGACGTCACCGTCTTCAATCGCGGGAACCACGAGAACCCCTTCGAGACCGTCGAACACGTCACCGGCGACCGGACCGACCCCGAAGCCCTCGAAGACGCGGCCCAGCGTATCGATCCCGACGTCGTGGTCGACTGTGTGGCCTACCACCCCGACGAGGTCCGTCACGCGGTCGACGCGTTCGCCGACGCGAACGCCTACGTCGTGATATCGAGCGGCGCGGCCTACGGGATCGACGCGATCCCGAAGCGTGAGGACGAGACCAGGCTCCACGAGTGCACCGACGAGCAGGCGACCGACGACTCCTGGGAGACCTACGGCCCGCGAAAGGCCGCGATCGACCGCGTCGTGGCGGCCGCGGGCGAGGCGGGCGTGAACGCGATGAGCGTTCGCCCGCCCGTGGTCTACGGCCCCCACGACTACACCGAACGCTTCGGATACTGGGTCGACCGCGTCGCGAACCACGACCG is a window encoding:
- a CDS encoding TRAP transporter permease, producing MSTDTPPDDPSDDRTDEPAEDPEELIDELERRRSLRGVAAVVVLVVGVLFSAYQLWLAARGFFFEVTLPFVGEVGPGSLQSLQVNSIHVTFGLLLTFLLFPASQGDGALSGRLARVVPGLEARLGTDHPATRGARGVRGGVRWLLLDPDRNRVTPVDAVLLVFSALTTHYMLTEFEEINLLRSLGLDSGQTIVEVYPFLDLPVQAVSALGIPLDEVSYAFVLGAIGVLLVLEATRRTLGVYLMGIVGAFIVYARYGYLIPGDAPIVGVLGQIQQTGWADIIQNLWYNTANGVFGVPVQVSVQFIYIFILFGAFLEMSGAGQWFIDLAYAATGRRKGGPAKASILASGFMGMISGSSIANTVTTGAFTIPLMKRTGYRPEFAGGVEASASSGGQILPPVMGAAAFLIVEYTGTPFADVIVAALVPAVVFFFGVWVMVHLEASRMGLGGVDPSDLVALGSHLRRGWFYLLPLGLLLYYLIGVRLTVARSAWFTLVAIAALVALVAAYNERTRWPLLGVIGVVVGGEFVAHLVAGTGIVGAVTGAGGAGMAPGAAAAAVAGDLGWIVIAVSVLTLLARPRSDAPLLDYDNQVEEATENVADSVGRSSLADNRALGYGSFLVKAMESGARTATPVVIAVAAAGVIPGVISTTGLGPNLTSLILSVAGGSLVILLVITAISSIILGMGMPTTVTYIILVSLLGTAIAEFEVPLLAAHLFILYFGVIADITPPVAVAAYAASGIAKSDPFQTGVEAFSLSLNKVIVPFAFVFVPG
- a CDS encoding DUF1850 domain-containing protein, with the translated sequence MTDRRVKRAVGLAVVAIAAVAAVTAVAAATPGGNVLVVADADTGEHLLTAPVEEGTPVMLNYTHSVEKTPVHDIYRVHNGSLEMTRMEFQSYGWGLPARENVTREGEWFVFDPPGTYEELYVEPGSVAGHRLRVGDRHYDLVALSDGEGVRLSIEQRSMLTTTLDEFNR
- a CDS encoding TAXI family TRAP transporter solute-binding subunit, which gives rise to MAPNEERTRRTDADDNASRRRFLKSAGAVGVVAAGGLAGCSGGGGGGNESGNGSGGGGTSGSGSGTSGSGGGSGGNGSSSGGGGGGNALVWDAGGTGGTYYPLSNEIKQVVESNTDFSLQVRSTGASVENVGSLSDGSADFALIQNDVAFFAKNGTGIDAFEGNAIENLRGVGTLYPETITVVTPGDSDIASLSDLSGATINTGDLGSGTQVDANAILEAVGVTDFSEQNTDFSQAAEQIQNGDIDAAFVVGGWPVGAIAELAETSSIGIVAIEGEERQQVKQAADYFADDRIPGGTYQGVSEPKPTVSVQAMIATTTQVPAETVETVTAAVFDNVSDLTIKTEFISAGSAQEGMSIELHPGAASYFESGGGSGNANGTSGTSETGMGGTTGGTNGTAETGMGGGTTSS
- the proS gene encoding proline--tRNA ligase, with amino-acid sequence MSEPESQELGITESKEYATGEWFAEVVKKAKLADYAPMGGFIVTRPRGYALWEGIQDHLDGWFKETGVQNAYFPMFIPESYLEREKDIVEGFDPEVAWVTEAGNEELDERLAVRPTSESIITPFMSQWIRSHRDLPMRVNQWCSVVRWEATDTKPFFRTKEFLWQEGHTAHQDGEAAWEETMRRLEQYRRLHEEVLAMPVLEGRKPEHDKFPGAHTTAAIQPLMPDGRALQAATSHYLGDGFAEAFDMTYVDRDENEHVAHTTSWGLSWRALGGMVMTHSDDQGLVLPPALAPEQVVVVPIWQEDTQAEVLDYAADLAAELDEAGLRVELDDRDERNPGFKFNEWELYGVPLRIEVGPHEVEDGEATLVHRPDGESVVESRDGIANTVEDHLDTVFAKLYAAAEEHLEENIREAESRNELLGTIGQHGGYVKTGWCGDEDCETEIKDQIAAEIVMVPLDRDEEPVQETCAICGEPATETAYFAKSY
- the gltB gene encoding glutamate synthase large subunit, whose product is MATHHPSGAESVATLADPTEERSNCGVGVVMDLDGGRDHSVVADSLELLANLEHRGTTGAEENTGDGAGIMLQTPHEFFADELDFDLPETYAVGSVFFPRDEAAREALQELFEDRLADHGLSVRHWRDVPTDNDDLGKTALDSEPDVYQAFVVPDEALSGDAFDHRLYVARRAVEKAVDERDPDGHERFYICSLDRQTLVYKGLLKGDQIAEYYPDLTDERMRSTFVLVHARFSTNTLGAWHLAHPYRNVIHNGEINTIQGNVNWMRARENDIRTDEFDIDAVRPVIADPEQSDTASVDNALELLLHGGRDLPHALRLLIPEAFRGEEHRMSDERRAFYDYHASLSEPWDGPALVAATDGERVGAVLDRNGFRPCRYDVTTDNRLVMASEAGALDLDPSEIEERGRLEPGQLFVADPEVGRVIPDEEAFESLTDEKYAAWVDEEQVHLDDLAGEAAHEHAARDAGESVDDLRSHQALYGYTYDELDNLLEPMSKKGKDPVGSMGDDTPLSVLSQFNRPLFTYFRQRFAQVTNPPLDYIREELVTSLETRLGDQPNLLGETREHARQLVCDSPILTDAQTEAIKSMDGDANGLTAATVDITYEADGDLEAAVERVREDASVAADEHDIVVLSDRAASESRKPIPSLLATGAVHHHLVRNGLRNRAGLVVESADPRAVHHIATLVGYGAGAINPYLAYQTIADLTAGGDGAELDAAIGAYIEALEDGLLKTMSKMGISTVQSYQGAQIFEAVGVNSDFVAEYFEGTTARTGGIGIEEVEADLADRHTVAFSEDPQIERQGEYEHRSGGIFHEWNPKTVGALQQAVRRGDYEQYGEFAELMNNQQERLQSLRGLLEFDSDRESVPIEEVEPVTDIVKRFSTAAMSLGSLSPEMHENNAVAMSRLGGKSNTGEGGEPPERFGTEKECNVKQVASGRFGVTSEYLTSADELQIKMAQGSKPGEGGHLPGKKVNEMIAHVRHATPGVGLISPPPLHDIYSIEDLKQLIHDLKAANPEADINVKLVSEAGIGTIAAGVAKANADVVHISGHSGGTGASPRTSIKNAGVPWELGLAETNQMLRETRLRSRIRVSTDGGLKTGRDVAVAALLGAEEYIFGTASLVTSGCVMARQCHENTCPVGVATQREELRERFSGEPDHVINYMTFIAQELRELMAELGFTTVEEMVGRPSFLAQREDVSQEKARKVDLSSVLAEPRSDGEPGTERTKVREQTHEVDEQLDHEIIADAEEAIEEGQPVSLNYDISNVDRAVGALLSNRISREHGGSGLGEDTVRLSFDGTAGQSFGAFLASGVTMDLTGTANDYVGKGLSGGKLVLETPPDAAYEAAENSLIGNVALYGATEGEAYINGKAGERFAVRNSGVTGVVESVGDHGCEYMTGGAIAVLGSTGKNFAAGMSGGVAYVLDPDDEFDSKVNHGMVSTSRDLDRKDETMLRRLVENHVAYTDSERGAAVLDDWEDVKTQFVKVMPDAYADAIAEREEADVRTRPPAQASPASGERHVAEGGAD
- a CDS encoding DUF4396 domain-containing protein, with the translated sequence MTLETALTGFLTDPVVVAGWVVLVASSLVVLAWDLRTNNPETASMMKFAWGLSTLYSGPIALGAYWYAGRSQIAGDSIWRKGFRSVTHCYSGCGAGEAVGVVGMAGVLAVSSTALTAAVTFSLAYLFGFGLTIGPLLQEGVGLREALSDSFYSETASITVMEVAAIGTDIWIAGNAHIGDLLFWTGLAFSLSVGYFVAYPVNVYLVHRGVKGGMQNPTERGQTA